The proteins below are encoded in one region of Anoplopoma fimbria isolate UVic2021 breed Golden Eagle Sablefish chromosome 19, Afim_UVic_2022, whole genome shotgun sequence:
- the LOC129108601 gene encoding troponin I, fast skeletal muscle-like — MSDKKMSSSRKHHLKSVMLQIAAKMIAQETKDIADAKVVYISENSPAPSLSGDQAALMETCKKLAAIIDRADEERYDLESKVGKANKEIEDLRIKVVDLAGVKKPALKRVRMSADAMLKALLGSKHTVNMDLRANLKQVKKEVKEEPTEAAGDWRKNIEDKADRKKMFETS; from the exons ATGTCTGA CAAGAAGATGAGTTCCAGCCGCAAGCATCATCTGAAG AGTGTGATGCTTCAGATCGCGGCGAAAATGATAGCACAGGAGACAAAGGACATCGCCGACGCCAAGGTGGTCTACATCTCTGAGAATAGTCCGGCACCCAGTTTGAGCGGAGACCAGGCCGCCCTCATG GAAACCTGCAAAAAGCTGGCAGCCATCATCGACAGAGCGGATGAAGAGCGGTACGACCTGGAGTCCAAAGTGGGCAAAGCTAACAAAGAG ATTGAAGACCTGAggatcaaagtggtggacctGGCCGGAGTGAAGAAACCCGCTCTGAAGAGAGTGCGTATGTCCGCCGACGCCATGCTGAAGGCTCTGCTGGGCTCCAAGCACACGGTCAACATGGACCTGAGGGCCAACCTGAAGCAGGTCAAGAAGGAGGTCAAGGAGGAG CCGACAGAAGCCGCTGGCGACTGGCGTAAGAACATCGAGGACAAGGCCGACAGGAAGAAGATGTTCGAGACTTCCTAA